AAGCCGACGAGCGATAGCGCAGGAGAAAACCATCGCGCATCAACTCGCCTTCGATTCTCGCCACGGTGCCCAGCATGCGTGGATCGTTGGGCGCACAGAAGCCCACCTGTGGAAGCACGAGGAGGGACGCATCCACGTCGGTGCCGCCAAAGTACTGCGTGTAGCTGTTGAGGCGGGCGTTGAACCCGCGGGAGTCAATATCGGCGCGCACCTCGTCGCGGACGCGCGTCCACTGATCGAGCGGACCGGGAAGTCCGAATTCGGTGATGCCACGCACAGCACGGTCAAAAGCGGCCCACACCATCACCCGGGAGTGCGTGAACTCGCGCGCCACCCCGCGTACCTCCCAAATGCCCTGGTCGGGGCGCTGCCAGTTGGCCTCAAGAAAAGTCATGAGGGCGCGTTGCAAGGGCCACGAGAACCTGGTCTCGCCCACACCGGCAACGCGGGCAGCATGCAAAGCCACCATCACCTCACCGATCACATCGGACTGAAACTGGCTGACGGCGCCATTGCCGACCCGCACCGGACCGCTCCCGCGATACCCGGGCAGACTGGTGAGTTCTCGTTCCGACAGGTTGCGTTCGCCGGACAGGCCGTACATGATCTGCACATCGTTCGGGTCGCCGGCAATGGCGCGAAGCAACCACGCGCGCCAGTTCTCCGCTTCGTTCTCGTAGCCGTGCGAGAGCAACACTTCCAGAGCGAGAGACGCGTCGCGCAACCACACGTATCGATAATCCCAGTTGCGTGAACCTCCAAAATCCTCGGGCAGAGAGGTGGTCGCGGCCGCCACAATGCCACCAGTCGACTCGTGCGTGAGCGCCCGCAGCACGAGCATCGACCGCAGCACCTCGCTGCGATACGGCCCCTGGTGAGTGCACTGCACTCCCCATCTCGTCCACCAGTCTGCGGTCGTGCGCAGTGCGGAATCGACATCGATTGTACGTGGAGTGGTGCGCTCCGAGGGATACCAGGTCAGCTGCATGTCGACGGTCTCGCCCGCAGTAACAGCGAAATGGGAGGTATGCCGACGATCGGAGGCGAGGAGGAGCGGACCACGAATCACGATGGCATCCGGCCCGGCCACGGCGATGAGGCCGTGCGCGCTCTCACCGGTGAGCTGTCGCACCCACGGCACGGTTGCGGCATAACTAAATCGCATACGCAGATCCTGGTGCATGTCCACCGTGCCGGTGAGGCCCCGCACCCGGCGAACCAGATCGGCACGACGATCACCGTGCGGCATAAAGTCGAGCACCTCCACGGACCCGGTGGCGGTCGTCCAGACTGTGGAGAGAATAAACGTGTCACCGACATAGGAGCGGATGGCCGTGGCCTCGGGCTGTGCCGGTGCCAGCAGCCAGCGACCGTGGTTTTCATCTCCGAGCAGAGCACCAAAAACGGAAGCCGAGTCGTAGCGCGGCAGACACAGCCAGTCGATGCTGCCGTCCCGTCCCACGAGCGCAGCCGTATGGCAGTCGCTGATGAGCGCGTAGTCCTCGATGTTGAGTGCCATCAGGCCATTCTGTCAGCCGTCACTCGCTAATCAAGGGTGTTCAGGCCACGGAGCGAGCCGACTCTGCAGGTGCAGGTGCAGGTGCAGTGACAGCTGCACCGGAAGGTTCGGCCCAGACGGAGATGGGGGACGGGGTCCACGACAGTGCCGTGGGCTCGATGGCGGCCTCGTCACCGCTGACAGTCCGGGCAGCGACGCGAGACCGTGCCAGTCGACCCGACTTCACGGGTGCGGCGGCAGCTGCAGCGGCTGCTGCCTGTGCGGCCGTCTCGGCGAGAGCAACGTCGGCAGCGTTCACGAGCTTCGCGGTCTCGTCAACGAGAGCACTCGACAACTCGCTCGCAATCTGGGCAGCCTTGAGGCCGTGAAAAAACACGTCGGTGTCGTCGACGCTCCGCGGAACGAGGGTCCAGACACCATTCACGCCCACGAGCTCGTCGATGCGAGTGTTCAGGACGTCGAGAATCTGCTCACTGCTCAGAGTGGGAACAGGGACAGGAAGAGGCACCGGTGCCGAGACCGCGAGGGCTGCTGCGATACGACGTCGACGACCAAACATCCGAGGTTCCTTTCAGGCGAAAAACTACTCGCGTTCAGTCTGGTCGACAACCTCGCTCAGAACCGCCGGACACGCCGCAAAATCACGGGTTATTCCGCGGTTCCACCGCAATTCGCACCGTGGTTTTTCCGTCGAGTTACTACTCGTCGAGACGACGCATGTTTGCGTCTTCGATCACGGTTCCCACAGCCACTGCCGCGCTCAGTGCCCAGCCGAGCCACAGCATGACGAGTCGCCAATCACGAGGACCGTTTCGAGTGGCCTGCACGGTGTTCCAACCGCCGGCCAGAACGCCGATCATTGCACTGCTGAATATGAATTTTCGCATGAAGACCTCCGCGGCCCAGAGTACCCGCCCCACGCATAAGCTGTGAATCTGACCGATCGTGCAGAGTTTGACCGATCGGTCAGGTAACGTGCTCAAGTGACTCCAGACCTTCCACTTTCCCCGGCACCCGGTATCCGCACCAAAACAGGTGACGAACTGCGCAGCATCGCCCTTCAACAGTTTGCGTCGGTGGGCTTCGCCGCCACCTCGTTGCAACACATAGCCGATGCCGCCGGCTTCTCGAAGTCCACGGTGCTCTACCACTTTGCGTCGAAAGAGGCGCTCCTCGCCGATCTGCTCACACCGGCCGTGGATGGACTCACCCAGATCCTCGAACGCTATGTCGATGCCGGACAGACAGCCGCATCGCGGGTGCAGTTCATCGACGATTTCATTGACTTTCTGCTGCAGTATCGGCTGGAGCTGCACACCTTCATCAACCAGGGTCAATCCCTGGGCGGAATCGACGTCGTCGACCGAGCTCGAGAACTGATCGTGCGACTCTCCGATACCCTATGCCGCGAGGACGCGAGCGTTGAAGAACACCTGCGCTTCGCCGTAGCGCTCGGCGGCGCCGCCTACTCGCTCGTTGCCGGCATGACCTTTCTGGGCAAAGACCTCGCCCCCGTGGACCACCTGCGACCAGCCCTGCGCACCGTGATCACCGAACTCCTCGCCCCCGTCACTTCGCGCCACCTCCCCGGAAAGCAGTAACCATGTCCACTTTGCTCTATCGCATTGGTCACTTCGCCTTTCGCCGTGCCTGGCTCGTCATCGGCGTCTGGGTCGTGCTTCTCGGCGCCATCCTGGGAGGGGGTATCGCCCTCGGCGGTCAAACCCAGGAGTCATATGCCATTCCCGGCACGGAGTCTCAGGACTCCATCGACAAACTGGCCGCCGTGTTCCCGGAAGCAGCCGGCGCGCAGGTTCAGGTGGTCTACACGGTGCCCGACGGCGCATCCGTAAACGACGCCGGCTACCGAACCGCCATCGAAGACATGGCCACAGCCATGGAGGACGTCTCCGGCGTCACCACCGTCATCACCCCGTACTCCGAATATGCTTCAAACGCCATATCCACCGACGAGCAAACCGCCTTCAGCCAGGTGCAGCTCAGCGGCCCCTCCACGGATGTTTTGCCCTCCACCCTCACCAACCTCACCGACACCGCCACCATCGGTGAAAAAGCCGGCATGCAGGTGGCCTTCGGGGGACAGGTCTTCGCGGACAACACGTTCGGCATCACGGTCACGGAAATCTTCGGCGTGCTCTTCGCGGGAGTGGTTCTCCTCATCACCTTCGGCTCGCTGATGGCGGCCGGTATGCCGCTACTCATGGCCCTGATTGGTGTGGGTGTTGCCATCGGCGGCATCATCACCATTTCGGCCTTCGTGCCGGTGTCGAGCACCGCACCCATGCTGGCCCTCATGCTGGGCCTCGCCGTGGGCATCGACTACTCCCTCTTCATTCTGTCGCGCCACCGCACCCAGATGGCCACCGGTGAGAGTCCGCACGAATCGGCAGCCACCGCCGTGGCCACGGCCGGAAGCGCCGTGGTCTTCGCCGGAATTACCGTCATCATCGCGCTTCTCGGACTGCTGGTGGTGGGCATCCCGTTCCTCAGCGTGATGGGCGTGGGCGCAGCCTTTGCCGTGCTGGTGTCGATTGCCGTCGCGGTCACCCTTTTGCCCGCCCTGCTCGGACTTGCCGGTGCGCGCCTGGCTCCGAAGCCCGGAGGGCGTGCTCATCGCCGCGCCACTACACCCGACTCCGGTCGACCCACACTCGGCCGACGCTGGGTGGGATTGGTACTCAAGGCACCCGTAGTTGCCGTGACTCTTGTTGTGGGTGTACTGGGGACCCTCGCTATCCCCGCACTGAGCCTTGATCTCAACCTGCCGGACGGCGCCTCTGAACCTGCTGGATCTACCCAGCTGAAGGCCTATCAGCTTATTGAGCAGGGCTTCGGCCCCGGCTACAACGGACCGCTCATCGTCCTGGTCGACATCACTCAGACCACCGACATCTTTCCGAGCCTCGACGCGATTGCCGCCGAAATTCGCACCCTGCCTGACGTTGCCTTCGTGGGCAAAGGAACCCCAAACCCTTCGGTGGATACCGCCATCATCCAGGTGATGCCGGGCAGTGCTCCCGATGCTCCCGAAACCAAGGAGCTCGTGCAAGCCATTCGAGACCTGGCACCGGGTATCACCGAGAGTCTTGGAACACCTATTACGGTCACCGGTGCCACCGCCGTGGGCATCGATATCTCCAACCGACTGAGCAATGCACTGATTCCCTTTGCACTCATCGTCGTGGGATTGTCGATCATTCTCCTCACCATGGTGTTCCGCTCGATCTTCGTGCCGATCAAGGCCGCACTCGGATTCCTGCTCTCGGTCTCCGCCGCCATCGGCGTCACCGTGGCGATCTTTCAGTGGGGCTGGTTCGCCGACCTCATTGGGGTGGCCAACCCCGGCCCGATTCTGAGCTTTCTCCCGATCCTGCTGATGGCCGTACTCTTTGGTCTGGCCATGGACTACGAGGTGTTCCTCGTCTCCGGCATGAGAGAGGAATTTGTGAAAACAGGCAACGCTCGTCAATCGGTGATCTACGGTTTCTCCCACGCCGGACGTGTGGTCACGGCCGCCGCCCTCATCATGTTCTTCGTGTTCTTTGCTTTCGTGCCCGACGGAAGCGGCGCCATCAAGGGAATTGCCTTTGCGCTCGCGATCGGTGTGTTCCTCGACGCCTTCCTCGTGCGCATGACGCTTGTCCCGGCAGCAATGGCCCTCGCTGGAAAGGGCGCCTGGTGGATCCCCGCCTGGCTGGCCCGCGTGCTCCCCAACGTGGACATTGAAGGCGAGGGACTTCGTCGTCACCTCCACGACGACGCCTGGGCGGCACAGCAACCTGCCGCCATCACGGCCGACGAGGCAGTCTTCGGCGTCGCCGAGACCACAATCGGCCCGTTGTCCTTTGCCGTTCCCGCCGGCTCGATTCTGCGACTGGTTGCACCCACATCCGCTCGCCGCGTGATCGCGTCGACGCTCGCTGGCCGGCTGGACCCGGTGAGCGGACGACTCCAGGTGGCCGGTTTTCCGCTCCCCACGGAACGCGGTCGCGCGCTGCGATCCGTGGCCCTCGCCGATGTGGCCTCGACCGCCACCGGAGCAACCCTCGGTGACCTCATCACGGATCGCGTGCTGCTCGCGCAGCCGTGGTATCGCGCCCACACCGCCACCGTGAACACGTGGATTGACCGGCTCAATGCGGTTCGGGCACCCGCTCCCGCGGCGGCCCAGGGTGCACTGGCCCAGGGTTCGTTGGCAGACGGTTCGCTGCACGAGACGGCGGACTGGAGCCGGCACACGCCCTCGGTCGTCGCACTTACTCGCGACACGTCCCTGGCGTCCCTCAGCCCGTCCGACCGGGCGCTTGCGCTTGTCGTGGCAGCCCTGGCCGAAAACCCGGCCATCGTCGTCCTCGATCTCGGTGACGGACTGCCGCAAGAATCCCAGCACGATTCCCCGCACGGTTCCCAGCACGGTTCCCCCCAGCACACCCTGCAGTCTCTGCTCGCTCAGCTGGTGCCGAACGCGGTCACCCTCGTGATCGCCGCCACGGCATTCAGCCCGGAGGCGCTCTCCTGGACCGCCGCACGCGGCACCAGCACTCTTACCCTCACGTCGACCCCGGCCGACGACTTTGCGTCCGTGGATGGAAAGGTCCTGCACTCATGAGTTCCCAGTTTGAACGACTCTTCACTCGTACCCCCGGCCAACGCCGGTGGGTGGTACGCGGCCTCGTGGCCGCGCTGATCGTGGTGCCGCTCGCCGTTGCCGGTGTCTTCACCGCCGCCCTCACGTCGGCAGATCAGCGACTCGACACCATTCCCGCCATCGTCGTGAACAACGACGAGTTCGTCACCCTCACCCTGCCCGACGGCACCGACCAGCCTGTTTTGGCTGGCCGCCAACTGGTGACGCAGCTCACCAACAAGGACTCGGGAATGGCCGGCTTCGACTGGAGCATTTCCAACTCGAGCGATGCCCAAAAGGCTCTCACCTCGGGCGGTGCATACGCGGTGCTCACCATCCCGAAGGAGTTCTCCGCGTCTGTCACCTCGCTCGCAACAGATGCCCCCACCCAGGCCACCCTCGACATTCGCACCGATGACGCCCACTCCTACCTCGCCGGCTCGGTTTCCCAGTCGGTGGGCGACGCCATGACCGGCGCCTTCGGCCGCGAAGTTACCTCGCAATACCTCACGGGCCTCTACAGCAACCTCGCCACCCTCGGTGAAGCACTGCAGAGTGCAGCGGATGGCGCGGCGCAGGTCTCCACAGGTGTCACGGGTGTCGCCACCGGGCTGGACTCCCTCGCCGCCGGAACCGATGCCGCGGCCACCGGAGCGGCATCGGCCGCAACCGGTGCGACCGCATTCTCGTCGGGTGTGAACGCCTACACCGGAGGTGTGGACTCGCTCAGCAGCGGGCTCGGTACTCTCAGCTCTGGAGCAGCCGGCCTCTCGCAGATCAGTGGCGGTTGGTCGAGCTACACCGGGGGAGTCGCCCAGACCGCCAGCGGGTTCGCGTCGCTGAAGGCCGCCATCCTGGCGAACCCGAGCAACGACGTGTACGCCGGAGCGCTCACGCAGTTTCAGGCCGGACTCGACACCCTCTCGACCCAGGGGACCGCACTCAGCGGCCAGACCACATCGGCTCTCTCGGGTGTGCAGTCCGGTATTGGTCAAAGCGCCACGGGTGCCGCCGCCCTCTCCGGTGGTTCCGCGGAGCTTCGCAGCGGAGCCTCCGGAATTGCCACAGGCATCTCCGGTCTGTCCACCGGTGTTGCGGAACTCGCCTCGGGAAGCAGCGCGGCCGCCACGGGTGCCCGCGCACTCGAGACCGGTGCCAGCGACCTCGCGAGCGGACTCGCCGACGGGGCCACCGGCGCCGCCACATTCATCAACCTTGACGCAACGGCCACCGCGGCTGTCGTCTCTGAGCCCATCGCCGTGACCACCGACCGGGACAACCCGGTAGCGGGCGTGGGATCGGTCATTGGCACCCTGTTTGTTCCGGTGAGCCTGTGGATCGGTGCGCTCGCCATCTTCCTCCTTCTTCAGCCCCTCACCCGTGCAGCGTTGGCCTCCACGGCAACCACCGGCAGAATTGTGCGACGTGGCCTCGCCCGTGCCTCGGCCATCGCGCTGGCTCAGGCCGTGCTCGTGACGGTGCTGCTGCACACCACCCTCGGAGTGGATTGGGCGCTGGCGCCCGTGACACTGTCCTTCGCGCTGCTGCTGGCCGTGACCTTCGTCGCCGTGCATCACACCCTCACCGTGCTCTTCGGTCGCGTCGGGATTCTCGTGTCGCTTGTGCTGCTCGTGCTGCAACTTGCGTCGGCTGGCGGACTGTATCCGATTCAACTCGTGGCCGCACCGTTCCAGGTGATCAGTCCGTTCCTGCCGCTCACCTGGGGCGTGGACGGAATGCAAGCCATCGTGGCCAGCGGTGGGGGAGCATCCGTTGTCTCGGCCGCCCTCGTACTGGTGCTGTTCGCGATTGTGAGCGTGCTGCTGAGCTGGTGGGCGGTGGCCAGAAAACGGGGGACCCGCGCCTGGTCGCACGCTCTGCTGCCGGCCTGACGGTAGGGCGGTGCCGGGCTGCGCGCAGGAGCGCCAAGCCCGCAAAACAGGGGCACTGCTACCCTTGTAGTGCCGCACAGGCAATCACACAGGGGTGCACTCGGGTGTACCCGGAACGGATGCCTCATTTCTCACTCAGCCGATACAGCAGTCGATACAACAGTCGATACAGCAGCAGATACCTCCGTCGAAGCGGCGCCGAAACACGCCGCACCAATCGGGTCCTTCACGTTTGTGGTGGTCTCTAATCGCCTTCCCGTGGATTTCGACGAAGCCGACGATGGCAGTGCGATCTGGCGTACCTCACCCGGTGGGCTCGTCACCGCACTCGAGCCGCTCATGCGGACGTCGGGTGGAGTCTGGGTGGGCTGGCCCGGCGTTGCCGACCGTGATTTTGAGCCGTTTGAGAACGACGGCATCTCCCTCGTGCCCGTGCGCCTGAGCGCTCAGGAGCTGGCGGACTACTACGAGGGATTCTCCAACGACACCCTGTGGCCGCTCTATCACGACGTGATTGCACCACCGAGCTTTCACCGCGAAACGTGGGACGCCTACGTGGCCGTCAACCGCCGCTTTGCCGACGCCGCCATGGCCTCCGCCGCGGAGGGTGCCACCGTGTGGGTGCATGACTATCAGCTGCAACTCGTGCCACGGATGCTGCGCGATGCACGTCCCGACCTCGTCATCGGTTTCTTCAACCACATTCCATTTCCGCCATACGGCATCTATGACCAGCTGCCCTGGCGCAAACAGATCCTGCATGGCCTCCTCGGAGCCGATGTCATTGGATTTCAGCGCGTGTCCGACGCGAGCAACTTCTCTCGAGCCGTGCGCCGACTCTACGGTTATGCCACCCGCGGTGTCGTCATCGACGTACCCACCGAAACGGGGGCAACCCGACGCGTGGTCGCTAAACACTTCCCCATTTCCATCGACTCGGCCGGGTATGAAGAGATTGCCCGCCGCCCGGAAGTGCAGGCCCGAGCACGCGAGATCCGCGAAGGTCTCGGCAACCCGAAGACCGTGATGCTCGGAGTCGATCGCCTCGACTACACCAAGGGCATCGGGCACCGCATCAAGGCCTTCGGCGAACTGCTCGCGGATGGGCGTCTGAGCGTCGAAGACGTGACCCTCGTGCAGATCGCCAGCCCGTCCCGCGAACAGGTGGGCAGCTACATGGCACTGCGCGATGAAATTGAACTGGCCGTCGGTCGACTCAATGGTGACTTCTCCACCATCAGCCACACCGCCATCAGCTACCACCACCATGGGTATCCGCGAGAAGAAATGGTGGCCATGTATCTGGCGGCCGACGTGATGCTAGTCACCGCACTGCGGGACGGCATGAACCTCGTGGCCAAGGAGTACGTGGCCGTGCGCTTTGACTCCGACGGCGTTCTCGTACTGAGCGAATTCGCCGGAGCCGCCGACGAACTCAAGCAGGCTATTCTCATCAACCCGCACGACATCGAGGGCACCAAGGACGCGATCGTTCGCGCCGTCGAGATGCCGCGTCGAGACCGAATGAGGCGGATGCGTGCCCTCCGTCGCAAGGTGTTCGACAAGGACGTCGCGGCCTGGTCGGCATCTTTCCTCAGCGCCCTGACCGGGGGAGCAGCGGTGAAAGCCGGAATCTCGAGCGAACTCAACGCCGCTCTCAGCGAGGTGGCGGCAGCCGAGACGCTGCTTGTGGCCCTCGACTTCGATGGCACCCTGGCCCCGCACGTCGATCAGCCCGAAGAGGCCCGCGCGGTGCAGGGAACACATGAAGCCGTGCAGCGACTGCTCGACATGCCAGGTGTGCGTGTGGCGTTCGTGTCGGGACGCGCGCTCGTGAGTCTGCAGCACGTTGCTCAGCCGCAGCCCAACGTTCTGCTCACCGGCTCGCACGGTATCGAGATGAAACTGGACAGTCCCGAGATCGAACTGAACCTGGTGGGGGCAGAACTCGAGCAACTTGACACGCTTGCCCGCGTGCTCACCACCATCTCCGGCTCGGTCGCCGGCTCCACCATTGAACGCAAACCGGCCGGCATGGCCCTGCACACCCGACTCTCCGCACCGGACGACGCCGAACGCGCCCACAACGAAGCTCGCCGGGTGCTGGGTGATGAGCTACCGGGCCTCACGGTGCGCGAAGGCAAGAATGTGCTCGAATTC
This sequence is a window from Cryobacterium sp. CG_9.6. Protein-coding genes within it:
- a CDS encoding glycoside hydrolase family 15 protein; its protein translation is MALNIEDYALISDCHTAALVGRDGSIDWLCLPRYDSASVFGALLGDENHGRWLLAPAQPEATAIRSYVGDTFILSTVWTTATGSVEVLDFMPHGDRRADLVRRVRGLTGTVDMHQDLRMRFSYAATVPWVRQLTGESAHGLIAVAGPDAIVIRGPLLLASDRRHTSHFAVTAGETVDMQLTWYPSERTTPRTIDVDSALRTTADWWTRWGVQCTHQGPYRSEVLRSMLVLRALTHESTGGIVAAATTSLPEDFGGSRNWDYRYVWLRDASLALEVLLSHGYENEAENWRAWLLRAIAGDPNDVQIMYGLSGERNLSERELTSLPGYRGSGPVRVGNGAVSQFQSDVIGEVMVALHAARVAGVGETRFSWPLQRALMTFLEANWQRPDQGIWEVRGVAREFTHSRVMVWAAFDRAVRGITEFGLPGPLDQWTRVRDEVRADIDSRGFNARLNSYTQYFGGTDVDASLLVLPQVGFCAPNDPRMLGTVARIEGELMRDGFLLRYRSSASASTSVDGLAPGEHPFMACSFWLVEQYAMSGRQDDATELMDRLVGLVNDVGLLSEEYDVTNGHQAGNTPQALSHLALVRAADAIVAGAASPILGVAH
- a CDS encoding TetR/AcrR family transcriptional regulator, giving the protein MTPDLPLSPAPGIRTKTGDELRSIALQQFASVGFAATSLQHIADAAGFSKSTVLYHFASKEALLADLLTPAVDGLTQILERYVDAGQTAASRVQFIDDFIDFLLQYRLELHTFINQGQSLGGIDVVDRARELIVRLSDTLCREDASVEEHLRFAVALGGAAYSLVAGMTFLGKDLAPVDHLRPALRTVITELLAPVTSRHLPGKQ
- a CDS encoding MMPL family transporter, whose product is MSTLLYRIGHFAFRRAWLVIGVWVVLLGAILGGGIALGGQTQESYAIPGTESQDSIDKLAAVFPEAAGAQVQVVYTVPDGASVNDAGYRTAIEDMATAMEDVSGVTTVITPYSEYASNAISTDEQTAFSQVQLSGPSTDVLPSTLTNLTDTATIGEKAGMQVAFGGQVFADNTFGITVTEIFGVLFAGVVLLITFGSLMAAGMPLLMALIGVGVAIGGIITISAFVPVSSTAPMLALMLGLAVGIDYSLFILSRHRTQMATGESPHESAATAVATAGSAVVFAGITVIIALLGLLVVGIPFLSVMGVGAAFAVLVSIAVAVTLLPALLGLAGARLAPKPGGRAHRRATTPDSGRPTLGRRWVGLVLKAPVVAVTLVVGVLGTLAIPALSLDLNLPDGASEPAGSTQLKAYQLIEQGFGPGYNGPLIVLVDITQTTDIFPSLDAIAAEIRTLPDVAFVGKGTPNPSVDTAIIQVMPGSAPDAPETKELVQAIRDLAPGITESLGTPITVTGATAVGIDISNRLSNALIPFALIVVGLSIILLTMVFRSIFVPIKAALGFLLSVSAAIGVTVAIFQWGWFADLIGVANPGPILSFLPILLMAVLFGLAMDYEVFLVSGMREEFVKTGNARQSVIYGFSHAGRVVTAAALIMFFVFFAFVPDGSGAIKGIAFALAIGVFLDAFLVRMTLVPAAMALAGKGAWWIPAWLARVLPNVDIEGEGLRRHLHDDAWAAQQPAAITADEAVFGVAETTIGPLSFAVPAGSILRLVAPTSARRVIASTLAGRLDPVSGRLQVAGFPLPTERGRALRSVALADVASTATGATLGDLITDRVLLAQPWYRAHTATVNTWIDRLNAVRAPAPAAAQGALAQGSLADGSLHETADWSRHTPSVVALTRDTSLASLSPSDRALALVVAALAENPAIVVLDLGDGLPQESQHDSPHGSQHGSPQHTLQSLLAQLVPNAVTLVIAATAFSPEALSWTAARGTSTLTLTSTPADDFASVDGKVLHS
- a CDS encoding YhgE/Pip family protein translates to MSSQFERLFTRTPGQRRWVVRGLVAALIVVPLAVAGVFTAALTSADQRLDTIPAIVVNNDEFVTLTLPDGTDQPVLAGRQLVTQLTNKDSGMAGFDWSISNSSDAQKALTSGGAYAVLTIPKEFSASVTSLATDAPTQATLDIRTDDAHSYLAGSVSQSVGDAMTGAFGREVTSQYLTGLYSNLATLGEALQSAADGAAQVSTGVTGVATGLDSLAAGTDAAATGAASAATGATAFSSGVNAYTGGVDSLSSGLGTLSSGAAGLSQISGGWSSYTGGVAQTASGFASLKAAILANPSNDVYAGALTQFQAGLDTLSTQGTALSGQTTSALSGVQSGIGQSATGAAALSGGSAELRSGASGIATGISGLSTGVAELASGSSAAATGARALETGASDLASGLADGATGAATFINLDATATAAVVSEPIAVTTDRDNPVAGVGSVIGTLFVPVSLWIGALAIFLLLQPLTRAALASTATTGRIVRRGLARASAIALAQAVLVTVLLHTTLGVDWALAPVTLSFALLLAVTFVAVHHTLTVLFGRVGILVSLVLLVLQLASAGGLYPIQLVAAPFQVISPFLPLTWGVDGMQAIVASGGGASVVSAALVLVLFAIVSVLLSWWAVARKRGTRAWSHALLPA
- a CDS encoding bifunctional alpha,alpha-trehalose-phosphate synthase (UDP-forming)/trehalose-phosphatase is translated as MGSFTFVVVSNRLPVDFDEADDGSAIWRTSPGGLVTALEPLMRTSGGVWVGWPGVADRDFEPFENDGISLVPVRLSAQELADYYEGFSNDTLWPLYHDVIAPPSFHRETWDAYVAVNRRFADAAMASAAEGATVWVHDYQLQLVPRMLRDARPDLVIGFFNHIPFPPYGIYDQLPWRKQILHGLLGADVIGFQRVSDASNFSRAVRRLYGYATRGVVIDVPTETGATRRVVAKHFPISIDSAGYEEIARRPEVQARAREIREGLGNPKTVMLGVDRLDYTKGIGHRIKAFGELLADGRLSVEDVTLVQIASPSREQVGSYMALRDEIELAVGRLNGDFSTISHTAISYHHHGYPREEMVAMYLAADVMLVTALRDGMNLVAKEYVAVRFDSDGVLVLSEFAGAADELKQAILINPHDIEGTKDAIVRAVEMPRRDRMRRMRALRRKVFDKDVAAWSASFLSALTGGAAVKAGISSELNAALSEVAAAETLLVALDFDGTLAPHVDQPEEARAVQGTHEAVQRLLDMPGVRVAFVSGRALVSLQHVAQPQPNVLLTGSHGIEMKLDSPEIELNLVGAELEQLDTLARVLTTISGSVAGSTIERKPAGMALHTRLSAPDDAERAHNEARRVLGDELPGLTVREGKNVLEFSVRSRTKGDALQLLRAHTGADRVLYAGDDVTDEDAFAVLGGTDVGVKIGPGPTLAAYRVRSPTEVTQLITRLADVRAALKR